In Rissa tridactyla isolate bRisTri1 chromosome 8, bRisTri1.patW.cur.20221130, whole genome shotgun sequence, one genomic interval encodes:
- the MRPS34 gene encoding 28S ribosomal protein S34, mitochondrial isoform X2 has product MARKKLHRPIAAMAKKIREYRALKNRPRESQRFALDYETMRRPLTQKRLPVRAWEDVRSEHRLLALLCRLPRFGVGRTVTRKSWLWAHDEPCYWVIAKNMDHGRAWGYLTFRGKTEEKMREIDKVMYHDWRVVPKHEEEAFKKFTPVPEETIRYLPYPPLLRAMILAQWQKEGKPITEEPVIDLEKVTASPLRCAKKKAAGTPV; this is encoded by the exons atggcccGCAAGAAGCTGCACCGTCCGATCGCCGCCATGGCCAAGAAGATCCGCGAGTACCGGGCGCTGAAGAACCGGCCGCGGGAGTCGCAGCGCTTCGCCCTGGACTACGAGACGATGCGGCGGCCGCTGACGCAGAAGCGGCTGCCGGTGCGGGCCTGGGAGGACGTGCGGAGCGAGCACCGGCTGCTGGCGCTGCTCTGCCGCCTGCCGCGCTTCGGCGTGGGCCGCACCGTCACCCGCAAGTCCTGGCTGTGGGCGCACGACGAGCCCTGCTACTGGGTGATCGCCAAG AACATGGATCACGGAAGAGCTTGGGGCTACCTGACCTTCAGAG GCAAAACCgaagaaaaaatgagagagatCGACAAAGTCATGTACCATGACTGGCGTGTGGTGCCCAAGCATGAGGAGGAGGCCTTCAAGAAATTCACCCCAGTGCCGGAGGAGACCATTCGGTACCTTCCGTACCCGCCTCTGCTCCGAGCCATGATCCTTGCGCAGTGGCAGAAAGAGGGAAAACCCATCACAGAGGAGCCAGTGATTGATCTGGAGAAGGTCACGGCTTCTCCCCTTCGGTGtgcaaagaaaaaagctgcagggACACCAGTATAA
- the MRPS34 gene encoding 28S ribosomal protein S34, mitochondrial isoform X1: protein MARKKLHRPIAAMAKKIREYRALKNRPRESQRFALDYETMRRPLTQKRLPVRAWEDVRSEHRLLALLCRLPRFGVGRTVTRKSWLWAHDEPCYWVIAKVKADYTAENMDHGRAWGYLTFRGKTEEKMREIDKVMYHDWRVVPKHEEEAFKKFTPVPEETIRYLPYPPLLRAMILAQWQKEGKPITEEPVIDLEKVTASPLRCAKKKAAGTPV from the exons atggcccGCAAGAAGCTGCACCGTCCGATCGCCGCCATGGCCAAGAAGATCCGCGAGTACCGGGCGCTGAAGAACCGGCCGCGGGAGTCGCAGCGCTTCGCCCTGGACTACGAGACGATGCGGCGGCCGCTGACGCAGAAGCGGCTGCCGGTGCGGGCCTGGGAGGACGTGCGGAGCGAGCACCGGCTGCTGGCGCTGCTCTGCCGCCTGCCGCGCTTCGGCGTGGGCCGCACCGTCACCCGCAAGTCCTGGCTGTGGGCGCACGACGAGCCCTGCTACTGGGTGATCGCCAAGGTGAAGGCGGACTACACCGCCGAG AACATGGATCACGGAAGAGCTTGGGGCTACCTGACCTTCAGAG GCAAAACCgaagaaaaaatgagagagatCGACAAAGTCATGTACCATGACTGGCGTGTGGTGCCCAAGCATGAGGAGGAGGCCTTCAAGAAATTCACCCCAGTGCCGGAGGAGACCATTCGGTACCTTCCGTACCCGCCTCTGCTCCGAGCCATGATCCTTGCGCAGTGGCAGAAAGAGGGAAAACCCATCACAGAGGAGCCAGTGATTGATCTGGAGAAGGTCACGGCTTCTCCCCTTCGGTGtgcaaagaaaaaagctgcagggACACCAGTATAA